The following proteins come from a genomic window of Gimesia chilikensis:
- a CDS encoding IS91 family transposase has product MTRPRWELADVVRQYGAEYLKRYPTSVAQRRVMRALQNCRTAVLGGHVETCRSCDHRQISYNSCRNRHCPKCQGSACAQWMQRRATELLPVPYFHVVFTLPNVLVDLTLANPRLMYGMLFRAASQTLLEVAADPRHLGAEIGFLAVLHTWGQTLMPHPHLHCVVPSGGLAPDRTRWVAGRADFFLPVRVLSRLFRGKFLDLLKQTYVAGKLEFPGRLASVADPQGFKRLLNQSVRTEWVVYARPPFGGPESVLKYLARYTHRVAISNSRLLNVADGQVTFRYKDYAQGSRKRTMTLAATEFLRRFLQHVLPDGLMRIRHYGFLANRFRAEKIALCRGLLEGAGPLSEKRPRAASPVPGESSAICPSCGQAALQRSQELHSRWERLPAPYLVRASLPASELWEVCDTS; this is encoded by the coding sequence ATGACGCGTCCCCGGTGGGAACTCGCTGACGTCGTGCGGCAGTACGGTGCGGAATACCTGAAGCGCTATCCCACGTCCGTTGCCCAGCGCCGCGTCATGCGGGCGTTGCAGAACTGCCGGACTGCGGTCCTGGGCGGGCATGTAGAAACGTGCCGCTCCTGCGACCATCGACAGATCAGTTACAATTCCTGCCGGAATCGCCACTGCCCCAAGTGTCAGGGGTCCGCCTGTGCGCAGTGGATGCAGCGCCGGGCGACCGAACTGTTGCCCGTGCCCTACTTCCACGTGGTGTTCACACTGCCGAACGTGCTGGTGGATCTGACACTTGCCAACCCGCGGCTGATGTACGGGATGCTGTTCCGCGCGGCCAGCCAGACGCTGCTGGAAGTCGCCGCCGATCCCAGGCACCTGGGGGCGGAAATCGGGTTTCTGGCCGTGCTGCATACCTGGGGACAGACCCTGATGCCGCATCCCCACCTGCATTGCGTGGTCCCTTCCGGCGGACTGGCGCCCGACCGCACACGCTGGGTCGCGGGACGGGCCGATTTCTTCCTGCCCGTGCGCGTACTCAGCCGGCTGTTTCGCGGCAAGTTTCTGGACCTGCTCAAGCAGACGTATGTCGCGGGAAAACTGGAATTCCCCGGGCGGCTGGCTTCCGTCGCCGATCCCCAGGGCTTCAAGCGTCTTCTCAACCAGTCCGTGCGGACCGAATGGGTCGTGTATGCCCGGCCGCCTTTCGGCGGCCCCGAGTCGGTACTGAAATACCTGGCACGCTACACGCACCGCGTGGCGATCTCGAACAGCCGGCTGTTGAACGTCGCAGACGGCCAGGTCACGTTCCGCTATAAAGACTACGCCCAAGGCAGTCGGAAGCGGACCATGACGCTCGCCGCCACGGAGTTTCTCCGCAGGTTCCTGCAGCATGTGCTTCCAGATGGGCTGATGCGGATTCGGCATTATGGCTTTCTGGCCAATCGCTTCCGGGCAGAGAAGATCGCGCTGTGCCGCGGACTGCTGGAAGGAGCGGGGCCTCTGAGCGAAAAACGTCCTCGGGCAGCGTCTCCGGTTCCCGGGGAATCGTCTGCCATCTGTCCCTCCTGCGGACAGGCCGCGCTCCAGAGGTCGCAGGAATTGCACTCCCGCTGGGAGCGACTTCCTGCTCCATATTTGGTTCGTGCCTCGCTTCCGGCTTCCGAACTCTGGGAGGTCTGTGATACCTCATGA